Proteins from one Hydrogenispora ethanolica genomic window:
- a CDS encoding ABC transporter ATP-binding protein, with protein MDSDPNSNEVLAMRNICKSFPGVRANRNMNFGLRRGEVHALLGENGAGKTTLMKILYGLYKPDSGEILLHGRKVEINSPLQAIRQGIGMVHQHFMLIPPFTVLENVILGDEPKTALGRLDRARAVQKITMLTKELGLKIDLDARIQDISVGLQQRVEIIKALYREAEILVLDEPTSVLTPQEAEDLGKILRNLVSVGKSVIFITHKLKEVMKFADRITVIRQGEVINTVNSSQTDMESLAEMMVGRKVLLEVEKKPARPGKSVLRVENLEALDNRKLPALKRVNLEVRAGEILAVAGVDGNGQTELIEALTGLRPASGGRIFLEDQDIANRTPRQIIELGVGHIPEDRQKRGLVLDFSIQDNLILEVYRTLEFCRYGFLDEERAQANAAELIARFDIRTPGGKVAAASLSGGNQQKVVVAREIRRNPKLLVVAQPTRGLDVGAIQSVHEQLVRERDNGKALLLFSLELDEIMALADRIAVIYEGEIVGVIRREEATEEKLGLMMTGGLRLNSNAEAVNR; from the coding sequence ATGGATTCGGACCCGAATTCAAACGAAGTTCTTGCCATGCGCAATATCTGTAAAAGCTTCCCCGGGGTACGGGCCAATCGCAACATGAACTTCGGATTGCGCCGCGGCGAAGTCCATGCGCTACTGGGAGAGAACGGTGCCGGGAAAACCACCTTGATGAAGATTCTGTACGGATTGTACAAACCCGATTCCGGGGAGATCCTGCTGCATGGACGGAAGGTGGAGATCAACTCGCCGCTCCAGGCCATCAGACAGGGCATCGGCATGGTTCATCAGCATTTCATGTTGATTCCCCCGTTTACGGTCTTGGAGAACGTCATTTTAGGGGATGAACCCAAAACAGCTCTCGGACGGCTGGATCGGGCGCGGGCCGTTCAAAAGATCACCATGCTCACCAAGGAACTGGGATTAAAAATTGATCTGGATGCCAGGATCCAGGATATCAGCGTGGGTCTGCAGCAGCGAGTGGAGATTATCAAGGCGCTCTACCGGGAAGCGGAGATCCTGGTGTTGGATGAGCCGACTTCGGTGCTGACGCCCCAGGAGGCGGAGGATTTAGGAAAAATTCTCCGCAATTTGGTGAGCGTTGGAAAATCGGTGATCTTCATCACCCATAAATTGAAGGAAGTCATGAAATTCGCCGATCGGATCACCGTGATCCGCCAGGGCGAAGTGATTAACACCGTCAACAGCAGCCAGACCGATATGGAGTCGCTGGCGGAAATGATGGTCGGACGGAAGGTCCTGCTGGAAGTGGAGAAAAAACCGGCCCGGCCGGGCAAGAGTGTCTTGCGGGTCGAAAATCTGGAGGCGCTGGACAATCGCAAGCTTCCGGCATTGAAGCGTGTCAACCTGGAGGTCCGGGCCGGAGAGATCCTGGCCGTGGCCGGGGTGGACGGGAATGGCCAAACTGAGCTGATCGAGGCGCTGACCGGGTTGCGTCCGGCCAGCGGCGGACGGATCTTCCTGGAAGACCAGGATATTGCCAACCGCACGCCGCGGCAGATTATTGAGCTCGGCGTCGGCCACATCCCGGAGGATCGGCAAAAACGCGGCTTGGTACTGGACTTTTCGATTCAAGACAATTTAATTTTGGAAGTGTATCGGACTCTGGAATTCTGCCGTTACGGTTTTCTGGATGAGGAACGGGCTCAAGCCAATGCCGCCGAATTAATCGCCCGGTTCGACATCAGGACGCCCGGGGGCAAAGTGGCCGCCGCCTCTCTTTCCGGCGGCAATCAGCAGAAAGTGGTGGTTGCCCGGGAAATCCGGCGCAATCCCAAACTGTTGGTCGTGGCCCAACCGACGCGCGGCCTTGACGTGGGAGCCATTCAGTCGGTCCATGAACAATTGGTCCGGGAGCGGGACAATGGCAAGGCCCTGCTGCTGTTCTCGCTGGAATTGGACGAGATCATGGCCTTGGCCGATCGCATCGCCGTAATCTACGAAGGCGAGATCGTCGGCGTAATACGGCGCGAAGAGGCCACCGAGGAGAAACTCGGCCTGATGATGACCGGCGGCCTCCGCTTGAATTCCAACGCAGAGGCGGTGAATCGATGA
- a CDS encoding NADP-dependent glyceraldehyde-3-phosphate dehydrogenase gives MPILEQMKELFPAEAGIPAEFRMAEPLCQTEYLADGELRRWDGPVQEVYSPVHVQTPEGLKQQFLGSYPLLSAEKVKEVLEAAVKAYANGRGLWPTSPVAERIARVEEFALRMKSKRAEVVRLLMWEIGKSYRDAASEFDRTIDYIKSTAFALKDLDNTSSRFVVEQEIISQIRRAPLGVVLCMGPFNYPLNETFTTLIPAVIMGNTVICKPPKLGTLLYQPLLEIFRDVFPPGVVNFVYGRGANIIEPLMASGKIDVLAFIGTSKIADAVKKQHPKPHRLRSVLGLDAKNPAIIMPDADLDLAVEECRLGALSYNGQRCTALKIIFVHREVAEAFLTKFSAAIARLKLGMPWDENVAVTPLPETGKTEYLQGLVADAVAHGARVVNPEGGATYRTLFYPALLYPVDGAMRVYHEEQFGPVIPVIPFDDLDQPIRYIEESNYGQQVSLFGRDPEAIARMIDPLVNQLCRVNINSQCQRGPDSFPFTGRKDSAEGTLSVSDALRVFSIRTLVAAKGNDMNKELINRIVREHKSNFLSTDYLF, from the coding sequence ATGCCAATTCTCGAACAAATGAAAGAACTTTTCCCGGCTGAGGCCGGGATTCCGGCGGAGTTCCGGATGGCCGAGCCGCTGTGTCAGACTGAATACCTGGCCGACGGCGAACTGCGGCGCTGGGATGGGCCGGTCCAGGAGGTCTACTCGCCGGTTCATGTGCAAACCCCGGAAGGATTGAAGCAGCAGTTTCTCGGGAGTTATCCGCTGCTTTCCGCAGAGAAAGTAAAAGAAGTCCTGGAGGCGGCGGTCAAGGCCTATGCCAACGGCCGGGGGCTCTGGCCCACCTCGCCGGTGGCCGAACGGATCGCCCGGGTGGAGGAGTTCGCGCTGCGGATGAAGTCCAAACGGGCCGAGGTGGTCCGGCTCCTGATGTGGGAGATCGGCAAAAGCTACCGCGACGCCGCATCCGAGTTCGACCGGACCATCGATTATATCAAGAGCACCGCCTTTGCGCTGAAGGATTTGGACAATACCTCCTCCCGTTTTGTGGTCGAGCAGGAGATCATCAGTCAGATCCGCCGGGCGCCGCTGGGAGTGGTGCTCTGCATGGGCCCGTTCAATTACCCGCTGAATGAGACCTTCACCACCTTGATTCCGGCGGTGATCATGGGCAATACGGTCATTTGCAAGCCGCCCAAATTGGGAACCTTGCTTTACCAGCCGCTGCTGGAGATCTTCCGCGACGTTTTTCCGCCCGGGGTCGTCAATTTCGTCTACGGCCGGGGCGCCAATATTATCGAACCGTTGATGGCTTCGGGGAAAATCGATGTGCTGGCGTTCATCGGCACCAGCAAAATTGCGGACGCCGTAAAGAAGCAGCACCCCAAACCGCACCGTTTGCGCTCGGTCCTGGGCCTGGACGCCAAAAACCCGGCCATTATCATGCCCGATGCCGATCTGGATCTGGCGGTGGAGGAGTGCCGCCTGGGCGCGCTCTCTTATAACGGCCAGCGCTGCACGGCTTTGAAGATCATCTTTGTCCACCGGGAGGTGGCCGAAGCCTTCCTGACCAAGTTCAGCGCGGCCATCGCCCGTCTGAAGCTGGGAATGCCCTGGGATGAGAACGTGGCTGTTACGCCGCTGCCGGAAACGGGGAAGACCGAGTATCTGCAAGGATTGGTCGCCGATGCCGTGGCGCACGGCGCCCGGGTGGTCAATCCCGAAGGCGGCGCCACCTACCGGACACTTTTTTATCCGGCGCTGCTCTATCCGGTGGACGGGGCGATGCGCGTCTATCACGAAGAGCAGTTCGGCCCGGTGATCCCGGTGATTCCCTTCGACGATCTGGACCAGCCCATCCGCTATATCGAGGAGTCCAACTACGGGCAGCAAGTGAGCCTCTTCGGCCGGGACCCTGAAGCGATCGCCCGGATGATCGATCCGCTCGTCAACCAGCTCTGCCGGGTCAATATCAACAGCCAATGCCAGCGGGGGCCGGATTCATTCCCATTCACCGGCCGCAAGGATTCGGCCGAGGGGACGCTCTCGGTCTCCGACGCGCTGCGGGTCTTTTCCATTCGCACCCTAGTCGCCGCGAAAGGCAATGACATGAACAAAGAATTGATCAACCGGATCGTGCGCGAGCACAAATCGAACTTTTTATCCACCGATTACCTTTTTTAG
- a CDS encoding BMP family lipoprotein — protein sequence MKKRILLVCLALTLILSLSVTGMAAGKFRVAMVTDVGGLGDKSFNDAAYDGLKMLQKQYGAEIKVVESSKMEDYVPNLKSLADQKFDVIWAIGFLMQDALTEVAKAYPDQHFGIIDAEIKSPNVRSVLFKEHEGSFLVGVIAAMDSKKHKVGFVGGMEFPLIKRFEAGYRAGVKAANPKTQVFSQYAGAFDNPTKGKELAASQFAIGADIIYHAAGATGLGVIAAAKEKGEGYWAIGVDKDQYAEGLVGGKSRVIASMIKRVDVGVLKTSVDALNGKFSGGTVELGLKEDGVGVSESAKKTASKKALAQVERFKKQIIAGKIKVPTDPKDVK from the coding sequence ATGAAAAAACGAATTCTACTGGTCTGTTTGGCGCTGACCCTGATCTTGTCGCTCTCCGTCACCGGGATGGCGGCTGGCAAGTTTCGGGTCGCCATGGTCACCGACGTCGGCGGTCTGGGTGACAAATCCTTCAATGACGCCGCTTACGACGGGTTGAAGATGCTGCAGAAACAATACGGGGCCGAGATTAAAGTGGTCGAGTCCTCCAAGATGGAAGACTATGTGCCGAACTTAAAGAGTCTGGCCGATCAGAAATTCGATGTTATCTGGGCGATCGGCTTTTTGATGCAGGATGCCCTGACCGAAGTGGCCAAGGCTTACCCCGATCAGCATTTCGGAATTATTGACGCCGAAATCAAGAGCCCCAATGTTCGCTCGGTGCTTTTTAAGGAACACGAGGGTTCGTTCCTGGTAGGCGTGATTGCCGCCATGGATTCCAAGAAGCATAAAGTCGGGTTCGTCGGAGGCATGGAGTTTCCGTTGATTAAACGCTTTGAAGCGGGCTACCGGGCCGGCGTCAAAGCAGCCAACCCCAAGACGCAGGTTTTCTCGCAGTACGCCGGAGCTTTCGACAATCCTACCAAAGGTAAGGAATTGGCGGCTTCGCAATTCGCCATCGGCGCGGACATCATTTATCATGCTGCTGGCGCTACCGGTCTCGGTGTCATTGCCGCCGCCAAGGAAAAGGGCGAGGGTTATTGGGCGATCGGCGTTGACAAAGACCAGTATGCCGAGGGTCTTGTGGGCGGAAAAAGCCGGGTCATCGCGAGCATGATTAAGCGGGTGGATGTCGGCGTCTTAAAGACCTCCGTGGATGCATTGAATGGCAAGTTCAGCGGCGGTACAGTGGAGTTGGGTCTGAAGGAAGATGGCGTCGGAGTGAGCGAAAGCGCCAAAAAGACCGCTTCAAAGAAGGCTTTGGCCCAGGTGGAGCGGTTCAAAAAGCAGATCATCGCGGGCAAGATCAAGGTTCCTACCGATCCTAAGGACGTAAAATAA
- a CDS encoding undecaprenyldiphospho-muramoylpentapeptide beta-N-acetylglucosaminyltransferase, producing MMKIVLTGGGTAGHVTPNIALVPKLRELGYEIVYIGTADGMERQLIEREGLPYYPIHAGKLRRYLDLKNLTDTGRIARGFLEAVALLGKLKPAVVFSKGGFVSCPVVWAAWLHRVPVIIHESDLTPGLANRLSLPFARTVCYTFPETARYIRSDAKTLTGIPVRATLFRGNAAVGRSLCGFGSDRPVLAIIGGSQGSGVLNTTIRGTLPELLQEFQVCHICGPGNIDPALNARSGYQQFEYVNEELPHLFAMADLVVSRAGATTIFELLALKKPNLLIPLSKQSSRGDQILNARSFEKQGFSKVLMEEELTAASFLTALRQLYREREAYRARMAQSKLAGGIDAIVTLIQQNSRR from the coding sequence ATCATGAAGATCGTTTTGACCGGCGGGGGGACCGCCGGACATGTCACGCCCAATATTGCGCTCGTGCCAAAGCTGCGGGAGCTCGGTTACGAGATCGTTTATATCGGAACTGCCGACGGAATGGAACGGCAACTGATCGAGCGGGAGGGACTCCCGTATTACCCGATTCACGCCGGCAAATTACGGCGTTATTTGGATCTGAAGAATCTGACCGACACGGGCCGGATCGCCCGGGGGTTTCTGGAGGCCGTGGCGCTCCTGGGCAAGCTGAAGCCGGCGGTGGTCTTCAGCAAGGGCGGCTTTGTTTCGTGTCCGGTGGTTTGGGCCGCTTGGCTGCACCGGGTGCCGGTGATCATCCATGAGTCGGATCTCACCCCAGGATTGGCCAATCGGTTATCATTGCCTTTTGCCAGGACGGTCTGTTATACTTTCCCGGAGACGGCCCGCTATATCCGGAGCGACGCCAAAACCCTGACCGGGATTCCGGTCCGTGCGACGCTCTTTCGAGGCAACGCGGCCGTCGGCCGGAGCCTGTGCGGCTTCGGAAGCGACCGTCCGGTACTGGCGATCATCGGCGGCAGTCAAGGGTCGGGGGTTTTAAATACCACCATCCGGGGCACGCTGCCGGAGTTGTTACAGGAGTTCCAAGTCTGTCATATCTGCGGGCCTGGCAACATCGATCCCGCTTTGAACGCTCGTTCCGGCTATCAACAATTCGAATATGTCAATGAAGAGCTACCTCACTTATTCGCCATGGCCGATCTGGTGGTCTCGCGGGCCGGGGCCACGACCATCTTTGAGCTGTTGGCCCTGAAAAAACCGAATTTATTGATTCCCCTCTCCAAACAGTCCAGCCGGGGCGATCAGATCCTGAACGCCCGTTCCTTTGAGAAACAGGGTTTCAGCAAAGTTTTGATGGAAGAAGAGCTGACGGCCGCCAGTTTCCTGACAGCTCTCAGACAGCTCTACCGGGAGCGGGAAGCGTACCGGGCCCGGATGGCCCAGTCCAAGCTAGCCGGGGGGATCGACGCCATCGTGACGCTCATTCAACAAAATAGCCGGCGCTAA
- a CDS encoding DUF2935 domain-containing protein has translation MNPPPSIALFEHRFWLQILGDHARFIFTSLAMTEQHQLQQANSFIENLDQLLGEARQAKNGTEVAALTQRAYQQAQALRAFKLEILKAHLTVGVQTSLSPTFYNHMVNEVEEYLRILGFLMAGGQPPLLPPLHYHLLWLKDAEGHASGLRVRFDDTEREFIERSDSFRIRFNDYYNQSVEFSGYQRTGLADFPALARLNFTVETVMQDFREFLATVGGAVRSKEALSVLSPLIPDHMDREECYYLIKLAQVSQVRPPDCDPARPRVNN, from the coding sequence ATGAACCCTCCGCCCTCGATCGCTCTGTTTGAGCACCGTTTCTGGCTGCAGATCCTGGGGGACCACGCCCGTTTCATCTTCACTTCTCTCGCCATGACCGAACAGCACCAGCTTCAGCAGGCCAATTCCTTCATTGAAAATCTGGACCAGTTGCTCGGCGAGGCCCGCCAAGCCAAAAACGGAACTGAAGTCGCGGCACTGACGCAGCGCGCCTATCAACAGGCGCAAGCGCTCCGCGCTTTTAAGCTTGAAATCCTAAAGGCCCATTTGACGGTGGGGGTTCAGACCTCGCTGAGCCCGACTTTTTATAATCATATGGTCAATGAAGTGGAGGAATACTTGCGAATTTTGGGGTTCCTGATGGCCGGCGGGCAGCCGCCATTGCTTCCTCCGCTCCACTACCACCTGCTCTGGCTGAAAGACGCCGAGGGCCATGCGAGCGGCCTGAGGGTCCGGTTCGACGATACCGAACGGGAATTCATCGAGCGCAGCGACTCCTTCCGCATCCGGTTTAACGATTACTACAACCAATCCGTTGAATTTTCCGGCTATCAACGGACCGGTCTCGCCGATTTCCCGGCGCTGGCCCGCTTGAATTTCACCGTGGAAACGGTGATGCAGGATTTCCGGGAGTTTCTGGCGACCGTGGGAGGCGCGGTGCGGAGCAAAGAAGCGTTGAGCGTGCTTTCGCCGTTGATCCCGGACCACATGGATCGGGAGGAATGTTATTACCTGATCAAGCTGGCTCAAGTATCCCAGGTACGGCCGCCGGACTGCGATCCGGCCCGGCCCCGGGTGAACAATTGA
- a CDS encoding ABC transporter permease yields the protein MNIGTKLKEYGSKLLFPAIALFCALIAGFFIIGWFGGDPFKAYHHLFFGAFGTPTKFGETLVYVSPLILTGLGIGLAFRCGLFNIGVEGQFILGMIAAAWIGSSFTGLPAWIHIPLTMLAGILAGSIWGAIPGFLKARFGAHEVISSIMMNYMALHFTGYLVNYVLIEPPGSRPVTRMISDSAKLARFLPPSRAHLGILIALACLVLVYLFLWKTKWGFEIRAVGLNSEAARYAGINVTHNMVLAMAVSGALAGLAGALQIQGIQYRFNDLFGFPGYGLDGIAVALLGNNHPAGILFGALLFGAMNSGALEMQSVAGISKHLIGIMQAVIIFFVGADYLIKKIRAQRAVRSESLPAATPVSKEV from the coding sequence ATGAATATTGGTACGAAGCTCAAAGAATATGGCTCCAAATTACTTTTTCCCGCGATCGCCTTGTTTTGCGCCTTGATTGCCGGTTTCTTCATCATCGGCTGGTTCGGCGGCGATCCTTTCAAAGCCTATCACCATCTGTTTTTTGGCGCTTTCGGGACTCCGACCAAGTTCGGAGAGACCTTGGTCTATGTATCGCCGCTAATCTTAACCGGTTTGGGCATCGGCCTGGCGTTCCGCTGCGGATTATTCAATATCGGCGTGGAAGGGCAGTTTATTTTGGGAATGATCGCCGCCGCCTGGATCGGTTCCTCCTTTACCGGGCTGCCGGCTTGGATTCATATCCCCCTGACCATGCTCGCCGGCATTCTGGCCGGCTCGATTTGGGGGGCCATCCCCGGCTTTCTTAAGGCCCGTTTCGGCGCGCACGAAGTGATCAGCAGCATCATGATGAACTATATGGCGTTGCATTTCACCGGCTATCTGGTGAATTACGTTTTGATCGAGCCGCCGGGCAGCCGGCCGGTAACCCGGATGATTAGCGACTCAGCCAAGCTGGCGCGTTTCCTGCCACCTTCCCGGGCGCATCTGGGAATCTTGATTGCCTTGGCTTGTTTGGTACTGGTTTATTTATTCCTGTGGAAGACCAAGTGGGGGTTTGAGATCCGCGCGGTGGGCCTCAACAGTGAGGCGGCGCGTTACGCGGGGATCAACGTCACCCATAATATGGTGCTGGCGATGGCGGTCAGCGGCGCGCTGGCCGGTTTGGCGGGCGCGCTCCAGATCCAGGGCATCCAATACCGTTTCAATGATCTGTTCGGTTTTCCCGGTTACGGGCTGGACGGCATCGCCGTCGCCCTGCTGGGGAACAACCATCCCGCGGGCATTCTCTTCGGAGCGTTGCTTTTTGGCGCGATGAACAGCGGAGCGCTGGAGATGCAGAGCGTGGCGGGGATCTCCAAACATTTAATCGGCATCATGCAGGCGGTCATCATTTTTTTCGTAGGGGCCGATTATTTGATCAAAAAAATACGCGCCCAACGGGCGGTGCGGTCGGAGTCGCTTCCCGCCGCCACACCCGTAAGCAAGGAGGTTTGA
- a CDS encoding metallophosphoesterase family protein, protein MTVGLIADTHGLLRKEALAALAGVERILHAGDIGGPEVIAGLERIAPVVAVRGNCDRGEWAGAYPETEVVAVGGVLIYLLHDLHRLDLDAGAAGFRAVVSGHSHQAASAERDGVLYINPGSAGPRRFKLPVSLALLRIDDGTLRVEWIRLPEQV, encoded by the coding sequence ATTACGGTCGGCTTGATCGCGGATACGCACGGATTATTGCGCAAAGAAGCCTTGGCGGCTTTGGCGGGCGTCGAGCGGATCCTGCATGCCGGGGATATCGGCGGGCCGGAAGTCATCGCCGGGTTGGAACGGATTGCGCCCGTGGTTGCGGTGCGCGGCAACTGCGACAGGGGAGAGTGGGCCGGGGCCTATCCCGAGACGGAAGTGGTCGCGGTCGGAGGAGTATTGATCTATCTACTCCACGATCTACACCGGTTGGATCTGGATGCCGGGGCCGCCGGGTTCCGGGCGGTGGTCAGCGGCCATTCGCACCAAGCGGCCAGCGCCGAGCGGGACGGGGTCCTTTACATCAATCCCGGCAGCGCCGGACCGCGCCGTTTTAAATTGCCGGTGAGTCTGGCGCTGCTGCGGATCGACGACGGAACGCTCCGGGTCGAATGGATCAGGCTGCCGGAACAAGTTTGA
- a CDS encoding ABC transporter permease → MDWGFIMGIGAFVIASTLRAATPLIFAALGGVFSERSGVFNIGLEGIMLFSAFFGMYGSYLTNNPWLGVLLGTLVGGLVAAVHAFLSIELRANQTVSGVALNLMAVAGTNMLLVKFFHSVGQSPSVAKVADWQVPLLKDIPFLGDAIGNLNPLVYLALAMVALSSFFLFGTTTGLRIRSVGENPEAAATVGISIRKIRYLGVIASGLLGGLGGVFLSLGSMDLFKENMTAGRGFIALAAMISGKYNPVGAFFACLLFGFAEALEGQFQLLGMNVPTQFLHMLPYACTIILILGVVGKSVPPAADGIPYEGRK, encoded by the coding sequence ATGGATTGGGGATTTATCATGGGAATCGGCGCTTTCGTGATCGCATCGACGCTTCGGGCCGCCACGCCTCTCATCTTCGCTGCTTTGGGCGGCGTCTTCTCCGAACGTTCAGGGGTGTTCAATATCGGCTTGGAAGGCATCATGTTATTTTCGGCCTTCTTTGGAATGTACGGTTCGTATCTGACCAACAATCCCTGGCTGGGAGTATTATTGGGAACGCTGGTCGGCGGCTTGGTCGCGGCGGTCCATGCCTTCCTCTCCATCGAGCTGCGGGCCAACCAGACCGTGAGCGGCGTGGCCCTCAACCTGATGGCCGTGGCGGGAACCAATATGTTGCTGGTGAAGTTTTTTCACAGCGTCGGGCAGTCGCCTTCCGTGGCGAAAGTGGCTGATTGGCAAGTCCCGCTCTTAAAGGACATCCCGTTCCTCGGAGATGCGATTGGCAACCTCAACCCCCTGGTCTATCTGGCATTGGCAATGGTCGCGCTTTCGAGCTTTTTCTTATTCGGAACCACGACCGGCCTGCGGATCCGCTCGGTCGGGGAGAATCCGGAAGCCGCCGCCACGGTGGGGATCAGCATCCGCAAGATCCGCTACCTGGGGGTGATCGCCAGCGGTCTGCTGGGCGGTTTGGGAGGAGTCTTTCTCTCTTTGGGCTCGATGGATCTCTTCAAAGAGAATATGACGGCCGGCCGGGGCTTCATCGCCTTAGCGGCCATGATCTCCGGGAAATACAATCCGGTCGGCGCTTTTTTCGCTTGTTTACTGTTCGGATTCGCCGAAGCTTTGGAAGGCCAGTTCCAGTTGCTGGGGATGAATGTGCCCACTCAGTTCCTGCACATGCTGCCTTATGCTTGTACGATTATCCTGATTCTCGGAGTCGTCGGCAAGTCGGTGCCGCCTGCCGCGGACGGGATCCCCTACGAAGGAAGAAAGTAA
- a CDS encoding MBL fold metallo-hydrolase, with protein sequence MIHFQNRICTVFQSALYQTNATVVHTDDLVLLVDPGWLPGEIDEIRHCVGSRRGKPVFLAFTHSDYDHILGYRAFPGARAIASRALAEHPDPERIIAQIRDFDEGYYIVRDYPLEYPRIDHPVGDDGETLRVGGTTLRFDPAPGHTADGLFIRVEPGGLFIAGDYLSDLEIPFVDHSSLAYERTLQKAGRFIGEDRIQLLIPGHGAVTADPAEMARRLDSSRQYLRRLREAVLRNDPAPELERQIAGYSFPKLLLECHRKNRALIRQELTGHEAGRVSSPAGQADEPAR encoded by the coding sequence GTGATTCACTTTCAAAACCGCATCTGCACCGTCTTTCAGAGCGCGCTCTATCAGACTAACGCCACGGTGGTCCATACCGACGATCTGGTGTTGCTGGTCGACCCGGGTTGGTTGCCGGGAGAGATTGATGAAATCCGGCATTGCGTAGGCTCCCGGCGGGGCAAACCGGTTTTTCTCGCCTTTACCCATTCGGATTACGATCATATCCTGGGCTACCGGGCCTTTCCGGGTGCCCGCGCCATTGCCAGCCGGGCGTTGGCGGAACATCCGGACCCGGAGCGGATCATTGCCCAGATACGCGATTTCGACGAAGGGTATTATATCGTCCGGGATTATCCGCTGGAGTACCCCCGGATCGATCATCCCGTCGGGGATGACGGGGAAACGCTGCGGGTGGGCGGAACGACGCTCCGCTTTGACCCGGCGCCGGGACATACCGCCGATGGCCTCTTCATCCGGGTGGAACCCGGCGGCTTGTTCATCGCCGGCGATTATCTCTCGGATCTGGAGATTCCGTTTGTCGATCACAGCAGCCTCGCCTATGAACGGACCCTACAAAAAGCCGGGCGGTTCATCGGAGAAGACCGGATCCAACTGCTGATCCCCGGCCATGGCGCGGTGACCGCAGATCCGGCCGAGATGGCGCGGCGGCTGGATTCGTCGCGGCAATATCTTCGCAGGCTGAGGGAAGCGGTGCTTCGGAATGACCCTGCGCCGGAGCTGGAACGGCAGATCGCCGGTTATTCTTTTCCCAAGTTGCTATTGGAATGCCACCGGAAGAACCGGGCGCTGATCCGCCAAGAGTTGACCGGACATGAAGCGGGGAGAGTTTCGTCCCCGGCCGGCCAAGCGGATGAACCCGCGCGGTAA